A single region of the Bicyclus anynana chromosome 16, ilBicAnyn1.1, whole genome shotgun sequence genome encodes:
- the LOC112055536 gene encoding uncharacterized protein LOC112055536 isoform X2, whose translation MIHFDKCCFCVPLRTGCLILGYLHLIGSIIQAVLTIMALVSIASLADIVGKLGIDRSVVNGAIAISVIILLLVLFLLAFAIVLVVGLHKEYRGHVKAYLIYYLVFLVLYIIMYVVSLATQALNWGYTIGTLIQILLSVYFLLVIHSHWVDMAAGNLHGA comes from the exons ATGATACATTTTgacaagtgttgtttttgcgTGCCGCTGCGGACCGGGTGTCTGATCCTGGGATATTTACACCTG ATAGGATCAATAATCCAAGCGGTGTTGACTATAATGGCTCTTGTATCCATTGCCTCCCTGGCCGACATTGTAGGCAAGCTAGGGATTGACCGCAGCGTCGTAAACGGAGCGATAGCTATCTCCGTCATTATTCTTCTACTAGTTCTTTTCTTGCTTGCCTTCGCCATAGTCCTGGTTGTTGGGTTACATAAG GAGTACCGCGGTCACGTGAAAGCGTACCTGATATACTACCTGGTGTTCCTCGTGCTGTACATCATCATGTACGTCGTGAGTCTGGCGACGCAGGCCTTGAACTGGGGCTACACCATCGGCACTTTAATACAAATAT TGCTCAGCGTGTATTTCCTCCTTGTCATTCACAGCCATTGGGTCGACATGGCTGCCGGTAATTTACACGGGGCATAA
- the LOC112055537 gene encoding uncharacterized protein LOC112055537: protein MGLPQLETCCFILDLKTGNIIMGSINAVLSFIMFIIMVVVACTLEPLKELAMEESDFNAEAAFTGLYSMSIILCLMFLAKFCFDVFFVYGVLAERAGIIRAYFVMWVVFFLLSMFTFFLNAPHYSAGHICMEVFYIGLNIYAILLSHSFYKLLNSREEV, encoded by the exons ATGGGGTTGCCTCAGCTGGAGACTTGCTGTTTTATCCTAGACTTGAAGACGGGTAACATTATCATGGGGTCCATAAATGCG GTCCTCTCCTTCATTATGTTCATAATCATGGTGGTAGTGGCCTGCACCTTGGAGCCTTTGAAGGAGCTGGCAATGGAGGAGAGTGACTTCAACGCCGAAGCAGCCTTCACGGGCTTGTACTCCATGTCCATCATACTGTGCCTCATGTTTCTTGCTAAGTTCTGCTTCGACGTTTTCTTCGTGTACGGCGTTTTGGCG GAGCGTGCTGGTATAATTCGCGCTTACTTCGTGATGTGGGTGGTGTTCTTCCTGCTGTCAATGTTCACGTTCTTCCTCAACGCGCCTCACTACAGCGCGGGGCACATCTGTATGGAAGTGTTCTACATTG gtCTGAATATATACGCCATTTTGCTGAGCCACAGTTTCTACAAGCTGCTCAATTCTCGGGAAGAAGTCTAA
- the LOC112055536 gene encoding uncharacterized protein LOC112055536 isoform X1, protein MYRFIMIHFDKCCFCVPLRTGCLILGYLHLIGSIIQAVLTIMALVSIASLADIVGKLGIDRSVVNGAIAISVIILLLVLFLLAFAIVLVVGLHKEYRGHVKAYLIYYLVFLVLYIIMYVVSLATQALNWGYTIGTLIQILLSVYFLLVIHSHWVDMAAGNLHGA, encoded by the exons ATAG GTTCATCATGATACATTTTgacaagtgttgtttttgcgTGCCGCTGCGGACCGGGTGTCTGATCCTGGGATATTTACACCTG ATAGGATCAATAATCCAAGCGGTGTTGACTATAATGGCTCTTGTATCCATTGCCTCCCTGGCCGACATTGTAGGCAAGCTAGGGATTGACCGCAGCGTCGTAAACGGAGCGATAGCTATCTCCGTCATTATTCTTCTACTAGTTCTTTTCTTGCTTGCCTTCGCCATAGTCCTGGTTGTTGGGTTACATAAG GAGTACCGCGGTCACGTGAAAGCGTACCTGATATACTACCTGGTGTTCCTCGTGCTGTACATCATCATGTACGTCGTGAGTCTGGCGACGCAGGCCTTGAACTGGGGCTACACCATCGGCACTTTAATACAAATAT TGCTCAGCGTGTATTTCCTCCTTGTCATTCACAGCCATTGGGTCGACATGGCTGCCGGTAATTTACACGGGGCATAA